The following is a genomic window from Triplophysa rosa linkage group LG11, Trosa_1v2, whole genome shotgun sequence.
aacaaatattttggtAAGAAAATTTAAAGCAACAGTGAACTCCTCTAAATTACCTCTTTGTTCATTTATGTGTGTTGCCAAAAGGCTTACGTTTGTGTTCTCTTAAAGACAATAAGCTTATCATCAGTGGTAAGCTTAGACATAAGGGCGAAATCAATGTTTCAGAAGTCTTTTTGGGTGGTTTCTTAACTCTTCTCCATTTATATGGCAATGCTGATCCCTAAAGGTGTTAGGTATGTTATGCGGTACCATTGAACACAATATTGAAATACTAACAGATGTATTAGAGCTAAAATCAAATTTGCGGAAACATACTTATAATACTGGTCTGTGCACAatgtttcaaatatattttcatgtcattttttacatatcACTTAAAATGTTTACTGAAAAAACTAATTCTAATGCAAACAGTATGTAATAATGAAAATGgtagacagagaaagagattttGCTGGAATCAGGCCAATGCACAACCAGCATACACCAGAAAAATGGTATTTCAGTGGAAATACtgaattgttgtttttaatttactCATGCACCAAAGCAATTAATACAcccattaaatcatttaaacagattttaaaatgcTCAAACTGGATAAACAGTAGCTGTCTTTCTTTAGAAGAAGAGCAGCTCTCCCCTAAAGACTTCCACTGAGGAAGAGATCAAATCAGTCCAAAAGATTTTATATGGGCTAAGTTATTATACATCCGCCCTTGTCCTTAAAGGGGTTCTTGTCCTCAGGAACGCCCTTAATCAGAGGATCCTCTGCAGATTGGGTCTCAACCCATTCACAAATCTCCTTTGCACTGTTGGAGACCTGAGGAAAGAAAGCGTGTCAGATGCAAGTCAAGTTTACAGCTCTTTCAAAATTGAAACTTGACCAACAACCCATATTGGAGGATCCATATCACTGAATGTTTTCTTAAACTGAAATATTCTCCGTTTTTCCTGAAATCCTTTTAGTAAGCACACACtgaatatgcacatttttgtcACATTTCCTGTGCTTATTGTCAGGGGGAAATCTGAGAGAGAATACAATGCTTTTATCTGCACAGTAAGCATGATCAaaatattcagaaaaaaatgctaaatgaTATTTGGTACGACCGCCCTGGAGATACTTACAGGCTCCCTAGTGTTTTTCACCTCCTTCTGAAGCTGATCCAGCTCCATTTTCATGATCTCGGCATCGGACATGTCCCGTGCCATCTTGCCCTGAAAGAAGAAACATCACAATTATTTTTTCGTTACATGAAATATTTTATCGCCATGCTTATTTTCAAAGTCCTTACAAAGGACGAAGATTAATCTTCACGATAATCTGCGTGTAACTGAAGAAAAAGGAATAACAACACTCCACACAACTGCATCTTTTGATCAGATCAGTGTGACAGTATTTGGTCCTTTTGGATCATGGGTAAGTTGTGTCAGGAATTAAAAGATTTCAGGTAACTCTGCCGATTAGGTTCAATTTAATCGAGAGGTTAAGATAACTAAGGTTAAGAAGGAAAAGATAACTCTTTTCACTTTTATAACTTAACCACATCAAATGGATTCttcaaaacactttttttgttaGTGAAGTCATTGTTGGTTTCGCTACAAAGTGTCAGTATGCAAACAAGGTAtcttatattaaatatt
Proteins encoded in this region:
- the gngt2a gene encoding guanine nucleotide-binding protein G(I)/G(S)/G(O) subunit gamma-T2a, whose amino-acid sequence is MARDMSDAEIMKMELDQLQKEVKNTREPVSNSAKEICEWVETQSAEDPLIKGVPEDKNPFKDKGGCIIT